In Cytophagales bacterium WSM2-2, one genomic interval encodes:
- a CDS encoding membrane protein yields MINPAYAGAHVQMSTTATYRNQWINFPGAPRTFSFTAHSSFMRGKIGVGMMVNEDRVGSYANQDLTISGAYKIKFPNSTLSFGLQTMLYFIRADFSSLNLTTPVSSDPQFTPYNQFKPNIGTGVYYHKKNFFVGFSVPYLINSTFTASGSALAAQLKQPRNYFLRSGFIQNLTPTGTLKVNPSILIRAQEGQPLSMDLNASLIFYDLFSAGVSYRSGDSVISFISLQVLENLYFNYSFDFTTSHLAPFSSGTQEVMLNYRAKITSGQRELRCPTYHSYRE; encoded by the coding sequence ATGATCAATCCTGCTTATGCAGGAGCGCACGTGCAGATGAGCACTACTGCGACCTATAGGAATCAGTGGATTAATTTTCCTGGCGCGCCCAGAACCTTCTCTTTCACAGCCCATAGTTCCTTTATGAGGGGCAAGATTGGCGTTGGAATGATGGTGAATGAAGACAGGGTGGGAAGTTATGCTAACCAGGATCTCACGATCAGCGGAGCTTATAAAATCAAGTTCCCGAATTCGACCTTGTCATTTGGGTTGCAAACGATGTTGTACTTTATCAGAGCTGATTTTAGTTCGCTTAACCTAACTACTCCTGTATCCAGTGATCCTCAATTCACGCCCTACAATCAATTCAAGCCGAACATCGGAACAGGAGTGTATTATCACAAGAAAAACTTCTTCGTAGGCTTCTCGGTTCCTTACTTGATCAACAGTACATTCACTGCATCAGGAAGTGCTTTAGCGGCCCAGTTGAAACAGCCGAGGAACTACTTTCTTCGGTCTGGCTTTATTCAAAACCTGACCCCGACCGGCACACTTAAAGTTAATCCATCTATTTTGATCAGGGCGCAGGAAGGACAGCCTTTATCGATGGATTTGAATGCTTCGCTTATATTTTATGACTTATTCAGTGCTGGGGTTTCTTATCGGAGCGGTGACTCAGTTATTTCATTCATTAGTTTACAAGTGTTGGAGAATTTGTATTTCAATTATTCGTTTGACTTTACAACTTCTCACCTGGCTCCTTTCTCCAGTGGTACTCAGGAAGTGATGCTAAACTATCGTGCGAAGATCACCTCTGGTCAACGTGAGCTACGTTGTCCTACTTATCACAGCTACAGAGAATAA